The Nostoc sp. ATCC 53789 sequence TCTTAGGTCAGCACCATCAAGATTTGCCCCATCCAAAATAACTTTTTCAACCTTAATTAATTGTTCATTTTCATTAAAGTATTCAAGTGCAAAATGGGCACCTCTCATATCTGCTCCAGTAAGATCAGCATTTTTAAGATTTGTACCATTTAAATGAATATCACGCAGGCAAGAATATGTTAGGTCAGCATTATAAAGATTTGCATTATCAAGTAGGGCACTTTGGAGAATAGCGCTAGATAAATTAGCTTCTTGCAAATTAGTTCTTATAAGGGCTGTCTTTCTTAGATCAGCATACCTAAGTTTGGCTTTCTGGAGATTAGCATCTCGAATACTCGCGTTCTTAAGCTTCGCACTTAAAAGATAAGCATTATTTAATCTTATTTTATCTAAATTAGCATTGTTAGCAGTTAAAGATTCTAAGGATACGCCATCTTTATTAAGGTCTTGGATAGCTTCAATTCTCCCCCCACTACCTTGTTGACCCAATGCAGAATTAATCACTTGCCAAGCTTGATAATGGGCTTGTTTCTGGCGTATAGGAGATTCTCTTATATAATTTATTAGCCCAATTATAATAGTTATGAGAATTCCACTTTCAACTACTTTAAATAAAGCTTTTTTTAGTAAAAAAATCTTCTTGTTTTTGGGAAGATGGATGAACCAAATTCCCCATCTTTGAGGAAATTGTCGCCAATGTTTTAGTTTCGGATAAGGTTCGATCTCTTCTTCATTTCTAAGTTCATATAAACGAATATAAATATCTAAGGGTATATTCAATCGATATGCTTCTGTTAACAAATCATATTCTTTTTTTAATTTATTAACTCCGTCATAAATACGGGTAAAGCTTTCCTTTAGCTCCTCAATACTTGGCATATTATGATTTTTACTTGTCAGTACAAACTAATAGACTTATCCTTAATATAAATAGCATGAGATAATAAAAAGTTGGAGTAGCAATTATGTGGAAAGAATATGACAAGTCCTTTGGCAAGAATTGAATCGTATCCTCATGAAGCTAAACGCCTAATTGGAATTAGTTATGACCATTTTTTAGCATTGGTCGGCCTGGCAGAGCAAAGGCATATAGAAAAACAGGCAGAAATTGAAAAAAAGAAAATTCGGATTATCGCTCCTGGAGGCGGGCGTAAACCAGAAATGTCAGCCAAAGAAGGAATATGCTTATGTCTAGTTTACCTGAGACAAAAACCAATTTTTGAGATTTTAGGGTTGCTGTTTAACATTTCCAAAACTAAAGCCAATGATGCCTTCAATTATTGGGTAGATATTTTGCGAGATATTTTACCAGCATCTCAAATAGAAGAAGTATCAACAGATAGTCAAAAATATCAAGAATTACAGCGAATGCTGTCTGAATACGAATTAATTGTCGATAGCACTGAACAACCTACAGCAAGACCTGTAGACTATCAAGAGCAAAAACGATACTACTCTGGCAAGAAAAAAATGCACACTCTGAAAAATCAATTTATTGTTCTACCTGGAGGGGAAGATATTGTCGATGTCCGTGTCGGAATGTTAGGGAAAACAAGCGATATTAATTTATTTCGAGAAACCCGCCATAAATTTACTGACACGCAACAGTTTCTCGGCGATAAAGCTTATATAGGAGATGATGCCATTACCACCCCTCATAAGAAACGAAAAAATACAGAAATCTCGGAATTACAAAAACAAGAGAATAAAGAACTTTCGTCACGCCGAATCGCTGTTGAACACATGATATGTCGGGTAAAAATATTTCGAGTAGCCAGTGATAGATTCCGTCTAGCTCGACATCGATATAATCAGGTAATTCTGGCTGTTTGTGGGCTGGTAAGATTAAGAATTAATCGGTTATTTTCTGTTACTCTTAGTACTTAATTTGCTATTTGTAAATTCATTTATTCTGATTCTACGTTTTTGCTCTAATTCCATTTTTTTCTCTCTCAATGCCTTCAAACC is a genomic window containing:
- a CDS encoding pentapeptide repeat-containing protein — its product is MPSIEELKESFTRIYDGVNKLKKEYDLLTEAYRLNIPLDIYIRLYELRNEEEIEPYPKLKHWRQFPQRWGIWFIHLPKNKKIFLLKKALFKVVESGILITIIIGLINYIRESPIRQKQAHYQAWQVINSALGQQGSGGRIEAIQDLNKDGVSLESLTANNANLDKIRLNNAYLLSAKLKNASIRDANLQKAKLRYADLRKTALIRTNLQEANLSSAILQSALLDNANLYNADLTYSCLRDIHLNGTNLKNADLTGADMRGAHFALEYFNENEQLIKVEKVILDGANLDGADLREAKLLTIDIVKSAHNWEKAHYDSDIRKKLGLPPEELKDKKGLCEVLLKIAD
- a CDS encoding transposase family protein, which produces MTSPLARIESYPHEAKRLIGISYDHFLALVGLAEQRHIEKQAEIEKKKIRIIAPGGGRKPEMSAKEGICLCLVYLRQKPIFEILGLLFNISKTKANDAFNYWVDILRDILPASQIEEVSTDSQKYQELQRMLSEYELIVDSTEQPTARPVDYQEQKRYYSGKKKMHTLKNQFIVLPGGEDIVDVRVGMLGKTSDINLFRETRHKFTDTQQFLGDKAYIGDDAITTPHKKRKNTEISELQKQENKELSSRRIAVEHMICRVKIFRVASDRFRLARHRYNQVILAVCGLVRLRINRLFSVTLST